The Toxorhynchites rutilus septentrionalis strain SRP chromosome 3, ASM2978413v1, whole genome shotgun sequence genome includes a region encoding these proteins:
- the LOC129778622 gene encoding zinc finger protein 436-like, whose product MEVLLNSRRTCRICLCEKEFLVNIFVNDIQFDRKLSTMISTCSDMKIHENDNLPKNICSICVESARNAFAFRQQCDAANQTLQSLSVRYNLKKEQMEYKLENTKGTQTDGDHKMVKSSENSLFVEVEYLNDDASRVSDQGDIVASDGAAPCKLEVFENVEFLAENFDEVVETIKSEPSIDFDCPVDDSEGLNENQNDCDKLDRSDELSTERHPKEGSRGRHHCEYCEKSFGRSTHLRRHMFTHTKEKPFKCKICAKPFSRSDHLAIHESTFHSLARPFACQLCEKAFKRAEYLRDHMESKHNETAAAKNLESCDICQKGFPTVKTLASHRKKHFQQKVHTCGECGKQFQNRIDHRNHMKQEHSQGKEFLCADCGQSFVRVDYLQIHMRRHKGIKPYKCKFCPKAFPRATDLKVHEKYHTNEKPHLCNICGKGFHRAYNLLVHSRTHNGLKPYKCPHCVKCFAQGNDLKAHVRRHTGERYKCDLCSEGFIQVYQLNNHKRQVHNIDTAASVGRVSKYITATAQEQQVLLQQHHQQLEKLFAQKKSLEQQQKECNVEHIGSDASLERRILETDERIQGVEREIEEINNRLHKELGRQNELQTMREENNEEYNPDTKLNLQSSMQQEPEFDCRFINYLSALEDYNNGENPVNRLRHTII is encoded by the exons ATGGAAGTCTTGCTAAACAGTCGCCGTACATGTCGCATTTGTCTCTGCGAAAAGGAGTTTCttgtgaacatttttgtaaacgacATACAGTTTGACCGCAAATTATCTACTATGATTTCAACTTGTAGCGATATGAAG ATCCATGAAAACGATAACCTGCCGAAGAATATATGTAGCATCTGCGTGGAGTCAGCTCGAAATGCATTCGCCTTCAGGCAGCAGTGCGATGCGGCAAATCAGACGCTCCAGTCATTGTCTGTGCGGTACAATCTGAAGAAAGAGCAAATGGAATATAAGCTAGAAAACACCAAAGGAACTCAAACAGATGGCGATCATAAAATGGTAAAAAGTTCCGAAAATTCACTATTCGTCGAAGTTGAATACCTGAATGATGATGCGAGTCGCGTCAGCGATCAAGG TGACATTGTTGCAAGCGACGGAGCAGCTCCGTGCAAGCTAGAAGTATTCGAAAACGTTGAATTCCTCGCGGAAAACTTTGATGAGGTGGTTGAAACAATAAAAAGTGAACCATCGATCGACTTTGACTGTCCGGTTGATGATTCTGAGGGCTTGAATGAAAATCAAAACGATTGTGACAAATTGGACCGAAGTGATGAATTGTCTACTGAAAGGCATCCGAAGGAGGGATCCCGGGGAAGACACCATTGTGAATATTGCGAAAAATCTTTTGGAAGATCTACTCATCTTCGTCGACATATGTTTACCCATACGAAGGAAAAGCCTTTCAAATGTAAAATATGCGCCAAACCATTCTCGAGAAGCGATCATTTAGCTATTCACGAATCAACTTTCCACTCTCTAGCGCGGCCTTTTGCATGTCAGCTCTGTGAAAAG GCCTTCAAACGTGCAGAATATCTGCGAGATCATATGGAATCAAAGCATAATGAGACGGCAGCTGCTAAAAATCTGGAATCTTGCGATATCTGCCAAAAAGGATTTCCCACGGTGAAAACATTAGCGTCGCATAGAAAAAAGCATTTCCAACAGAAGGTGCACACTTGTGGAGAATGTGGGAAACAGTTCCAGAACCGTATTGATCATCGTAATCACATGAAACAAGAACATTCTCAGGGAAAGGAATTTTTGTGTGCCGATTGTGGGCAGAGCTTTGTGCGTGTTGATTATTTACAGATTCATATGCGACGCCACAAAGGTATCAAGCCATATAAGTGTAAATTCTGCCCGAAAGCATTCCCACGCGCTACCGATTTGAAAGTGCACGAAAAATATCACACAAACGAAAAGCCACATTTGTGCAATATTTGCGGGAAAGGATTTCACCGTGCGTACAATCTGTTGGTCCATAGTCGCACCCATAACGGATTGAAACCATACAAATGCCCACATTGTGTGAAATGTTTCGCCCAAGGTAACGATCTTAAGGCCCACGTAAGACGACACACAGGAGAGCGCTACAAGTGTGACTTATGCAGCGAAGGGTTTATCCAGGTCTATCAGCTTAACAATCATAAGCGGCAGGTCCATAATATCGATACGGCTGCTAGTGTGGGACGTGTCTCGAAATATATTACCGCTACAGCCCAAGAGCAGCAAGTTCTGCTGCAACAACACCATCAACAACTTGAGAAACTATTTGCCCAGAAAAAGAGCCTCGAACAACAACAGAAAGAGTGTAACGTTGAACATATCGGTTCGGATGCTTCGTTGGAAAGGAGAATTCTCGAAACCGATGAACGGATTCAAGGCGTTGAGCGAGAG attGAGGAGATCAACAATCGTCTCCACAAGGAATTGGGACGGCAAAATGAACTACAAACCATGAGAGAGGAGAATAATGAGGAATATAATCCCGATACAAAATTGAACTTACAAAGCTCGATGCAGCAGGAACCAGAATTCG attgtcgattcatcaactacctgtctgcccttgaggactacaacaatggggaaaacccggtcaaccgactcAGGCATACAATTATCTAG
- the LOC129778623 gene encoding probable small nuclear ribonucleoprotein G: protein MSKAHPPELKKYMDKRLSLKLNGGRVVSGILRGFDPFMNVVVDESIEECKDGTRNNIGMVVIRGNSIIMVEALDRI from the exons ATGTCGAAGGCTCATCCACCAGAGTTGAAAAA ATATATGGACAAACGATTGTCGTTGAAGCTGAACGGAGGTCGGGTTGTTTCCGGCATTTTACGAGGATTTGATCCCTTCATGAATGTCGTTGTTGACGAATCGATCGAAGAATGCAAAGATGGCACGAGAAATAACATCGGAATGGTG GTTATTCGAGGAAACAGCATCATTATGGTAGAGGCATTGGATCGAATATAG